Below is a window of Gloeocapsa sp. PCC 73106 DNA.
TTTGGAGTAGACTTTCTTGCTGCTTAATTAGTTGCCTGGTTTTAACGATTGGGAGTACTTTGAGCGCCCCTACTCAATCATGGCGAGAGATGACAGCAGAGGAGCAAGAGCAAACTTGGGGATTTATTCTCAATAGCCCCCTGGGGATTGCCGCACTGAATCAACTGGCGATCGAAGGGTTTATCAGTCCAGTGTGTTCCAAAACTTTTTATGTTAATGACGCATCTGGAGGATTTCAAACCCTGTTAAAAGTTAATTGTCCCTCAGCTCGAGGCATTTCCATCGCTGTAGATTATCAAGAGATACACGTAATTTTCTCTCGGTTTGAAGATAATATCGAAAATTTTCAAATTGAGCGGATTTTCTCTGAGTAACAAAATTGACTAAAATATTCAGTTAATTGGGGCAATCTAGAAAACAAGTTAAAGAAACCCTAGTAAAAATGGGGATCACACTAAGATAGTCAGCATCAAAAAGAAGATCATTCCATAGCTGTAAGCTAACTAAAGGAGAGTTTATGACGATAACAGTGGATAAAAGTCCAGAAAAAGAGGAAATATCCTCAATTGATCCCTCTAAACCCAAGAAAATTGGCATACCCTTGGAAATTTATCCCAATGAATGCCGAGTCGCGGCTACACCAGAAACAGCAAAGAAGTTGCAAAAGCTAGGCTTTGAAATTTTGGTAGAAGCAGGTGCGGGGAGTGCTGCTAATTTCAGCGACGAGGCTTATCAAGAAGTAAACTGTCAGATTGTAGAAGATACAGAAACTCTGTGGCAAGAGGCTGATATTATTCTCAAAGTAAGAGCGCCTCAATTTCATCCCAGTCTGGGGAAACACGAAGCAGAACTACTTTCCCCGGGTAAAACACTGATTGGATTTATTTGGCCAGCTCAAAATCCCGAACTTGTAGAAAAATTAGCAGCAACTCAAGCTACGGTTTTAGCGATGGACGCGGTTCCTCGTATCAGTCGCGCTCAAAAAGTGGACGCTTTGAGTTCTATGGCTAATATCGCTGGATATCGGGCTGTGGTAGAAGCGGCGAGTCATTTTGGTCGTTTCTTTACCGGACAAATTACCGCAGCAGGAAAAGTCCCCCCAGCTAAAGTACTAGTAATCGGTGCAGGAGTAGCGGGTTTGGCAGCGATTGGCGCGGCTAAAAGTTTAGGGGCTGTGGTGCGGGCTTTTGATACTCGCCTTATGGTTAAAGAACAAGTTAGAAGTTTAGGTGCGGAATTTCTGGAACTAGAATTTGCCGAAGATGGTTCCGGAGAAGGTGGCTACGCTAAGGTGATGAGTAAAGAGTTCATCGAGGCGGAAATGGCTCTATTTGCCGAACAAGCGGAGGAAGTGGATATTATTATTACTACCGCTTTGATCCCGGGTAAGCAAGCTCCGATCTTAATTACTCGAGCTATGGTAGAGAGCATGAAGCCGGGTTCTGTGATCGTGGATTTAGCCGCGGAACAAGGCGGAAACTGTGAGGTAACTAAGCCCCACGAAGTCTATACCTACAAGGGCGTAACGATTATTGGTCTAACGGATTTACCCAGTCGTATGGCGAATCAGTCTAGTCAACTCTATGGTAATAATCTTTGGCATCTACTTAAAGAAATGGGGGGTGCTCAAGATTATAAAATTAATCTGGAAGATGAGATGATTAGAGGGGCTTTAATTCTCCACGAGGGTAAAATAACTTGGCCTGCACCGAAAGCGGCGATCGCCCCCACAACTGCACCAGTGCCTACTTCTGTAACAACTACAGCGGTAAAAGAGTCTAAATCATCTTCAGGATTGTTATGGGTGATTTTGACGGGTGTTGCTTTAGGAGTGATCGGTTTGACTGCACCGGCGGGGATGTTATCTCACTTAACGGTTTTTGTTTTAGCTTGTTTTGTGGGCTGGATGTTGATCTGGAATGTGAATCCAGCCTTACATACGCCACTGATGAGCGTGACTAATGCGATTAGTGGGATTGTGATTATCGGTGGAATGCTGCAAATGTCGGGACCCATCAATTCTCCCATCGTGATTTTAGGTGCGATCGCTATTACCGTAGCTACGATTAATATCGCCGGTGGTTTTTATATCACCCAACGTATGTTAAATAAATTCCGCAGGTAAAAAATTAGTACTGAAAAACGAAAAAAACTATGTTTCAAAATCTTCAAACCGTCGCTTACATAGCTGCAAGTGCGTTGTTTATTCTCAGTATTAGTGGTCTTGCTCAACACGAAACCTCTCGCCGAGGTAATATATACGGCATTATCGGCATGATCATTGCTTGTCTCGCTACGGCTTTGAGTCCTGGAGTTACTCAGTATCTGGCTTTGGGGGTCTCAATTCTGCCTGGGATAGTAATTGGTATCTTGGCGGCTTCTTTGGTAGCTATGACGGAAATGCCCCAAATGGTGGGCTTATTGAACAGTTTTGGTGGTCTCGCCGCAGCTTTGGTGGGTTACGCGGAATATTTAAAGTTAGACCCGAGTATAGTCAGTTCGGAAATAACTATCCAAAAAGTAGAAATTTATCTCGGTGTGCTTATTGGTACTGTAACTTTCACAGGTTCAGTGGTAGCTTTTGCTAAATTACAAGAACTAATCAGTACTAAACCCCTGATCTTACCAGGACGTAACTGGTTAAACCTGGGTATGTTGATTGTTGCGGTTGCTTTAATTTTACCTTTTTTGGGAGTAGTTGACCTGAATTTAACAGGTCTGCAAATCCTGGGAATCATGACTGCTCTCATGGCTATTTTTGGGATTCAGATGGTTCTGGCGATTGGGGGTGCTGATATGCCAGTAGTGATCTCTTTCCTGAACAGTTATTCTGGTTGGGCAGGTGTGGCAACTGGTTTTATGCTCTCCAATGACTTGTTAATTATTACTGGAGCTTTAGTAGGTAGTAGTGGCGCAATTCTGAGCTACGTTATGTGTAAGGCGATGAATCGTTCTTTCTTGAATGTAATCCTCGGTGGTTTTGGTGAGGGTGCAGGAGTAGTAAGTAGCGGGGGTACACAGGAGCAAGGCGAGGCCACCCCAACTAACGCCGAAGAAACAGCAGAATTGCTGCAAAATGCCAGCAGTGTGGTTATTATCCCCGGGTATGGTATGGCGGTTTCTCAAGCCCAACACGGGATCTCAGAAATGACCAAGATTTTACGCGATCGCGGTATACAGGTACGCTTTGGTATTCACCCAGTGGCGGGAAGAATGCCGGGACATATGAATGTACTCTTAGCTGAAGCTAACGTACCCTACGATTTGGTTTTGGAAATGGACGAAATTAACGATGATTTTCCCCAAACCGACGTAGCTTTAGTCATAGGGGCTAATGATACCGTTAATCCCTCTGCTGAAGAAGATCCCAGTAGCGCTTTAGCGGGAATGCCCGTTCTGCAAGTGTGGAAAGCTGATAGCGTAGTGGTGATGAAGCGTAGCTTGGGAAGTGGTTACGCTGGAGTAAATAATCCTTTGTTCTTCAAAGATAATACCCAGATGCTCTTCGGAGACGCTAAGAAAAATGTAGACGCGATCGTTACTTACCTCAGAGAAGCGCGTCAACGCAAATCTACAGCTAAAGCCACAGTTTTAGCTTAAAACTGAGTTTACTGCACAGCCCCGTCATATCGATGGGGTTTTTTACATTAAAAATTTTTATTAAAGATTCAATATATTCAGATTTTTAGTGATAGGATTATATAGTGTAATAATTTACTTACATAAAGGCTAAAAATAAATGCTTGATAGATCCCCTACTTCTCAAGTTTACGTCTATGAAAGCGACTTCAACGACGATGGGACAATGGATTCCATCTACACTGATAGTTACACCGACACTTATGATGGTCCCAGAAATCTCGTTAGTTCAACCTATGAATCTGAGTACGAAGAAGATTCCGATTTCGATGGCACAATTGATTATAGTTCTAGTAGTAGATCTACTACAACCTATGATAGCAGGGGTAACGTCCTAAGCTCTTCTTTTGAATTTACAGAAGACCTAGATGGCGATGGTGTCCCTGATTATATTTCCGATGGCACTGATGCTTATACTTATGATAATCGGGGTAACCTGCTGAGCTCTTCTTTTGAATTCGAGGCTGACGAAGATGGAGATGGCGA
It encodes the following:
- a CDS encoding NAD(P)(+) transhydrogenase (Re/Si-specific) subunit beta, with protein sequence MFQNLQTVAYIAASALFILSISGLAQHETSRRGNIYGIIGMIIACLATALSPGVTQYLALGVSILPGIVIGILAASLVAMTEMPQMVGLLNSFGGLAAALVGYAEYLKLDPSIVSSEITIQKVEIYLGVLIGTVTFTGSVVAFAKLQELISTKPLILPGRNWLNLGMLIVAVALILPFLGVVDLNLTGLQILGIMTALMAIFGIQMVLAIGGADMPVVISFLNSYSGWAGVATGFMLSNDLLIITGALVGSSGAILSYVMCKAMNRSFLNVILGGFGEGAGVVSSGGTQEQGEATPTNAEETAELLQNASSVVIIPGYGMAVSQAQHGISEMTKILRDRGIQVRFGIHPVAGRMPGHMNVLLAEANVPYDLVLEMDEINDDFPQTDVALVIGANDTVNPSAEEDPSSALAGMPVLQVWKADSVVVMKRSLGSGYAGVNNPLFFKDNTQMLFGDAKKNVDAIVTYLREARQRKSTAKATVLA
- the pntA gene encoding Re/Si-specific NAD(P)(+) transhydrogenase subunit alpha: MTITVDKSPEKEEISSIDPSKPKKIGIPLEIYPNECRVAATPETAKKLQKLGFEILVEAGAGSAANFSDEAYQEVNCQIVEDTETLWQEADIILKVRAPQFHPSLGKHEAELLSPGKTLIGFIWPAQNPELVEKLAATQATVLAMDAVPRISRAQKVDALSSMANIAGYRAVVEAASHFGRFFTGQITAAGKVPPAKVLVIGAGVAGLAAIGAAKSLGAVVRAFDTRLMVKEQVRSLGAEFLELEFAEDGSGEGGYAKVMSKEFIEAEMALFAEQAEEVDIIITTALIPGKQAPILITRAMVESMKPGSVIVDLAAEQGGNCEVTKPHEVYTYKGVTIIGLTDLPSRMANQSSQLYGNNLWHLLKEMGGAQDYKINLEDEMIRGALILHEGKITWPAPKAAIAPTTAPVPTSVTTTAVKESKSSSGLLWVILTGVALGVIGLTAPAGMLSHLTVFVLACFVGWMLIWNVNPALHTPLMSVTNAISGIVIIGGMLQMSGPINSPIVILGAIAITVATINIAGGFYITQRMLNKFRR